Proteins from a single region of Gemmatimonadota bacterium:
- a CDS encoding dephospho-CoA kinase, with protein sequence MRETAESRDLATVGSRRRSRRIDPAIARISPRGRAVIIGVTGGIGAGKSTVCAVFEKAGARVIDADSTGHEVLRDPIVIRNLTDVFGREILDADGQIARRELGKRAFASDKNREKLNAIVWQPLRQLLLDKIYAALDREPTRPVVVDAALLVERGDPKKIVDVLVVVTAPEALRIQRTMTRLGISRAEVMARLSAQLPEEDKVSVADFVVVNDKTPAVCRQRARAIWNKLQCEER encoded by the coding sequence ATGCGTGAGACTGCGGAATCGCGCGACCTTGCGACGGTGGGAAGCCGAAGACGCAGCCGAAGAATTGACCCTGCAATTGCGCGTATATCGCCGAGAGGACGAGCAGTGATCATAGGCGTAACAGGAGGCATCGGCGCGGGAAAAAGCACCGTATGCGCCGTATTTGAAAAAGCCGGCGCACGCGTAATCGACGCCGATTCAACAGGTCACGAAGTACTCCGCGATCCGATTGTAATTCGCAACCTGACCGATGTGTTCGGACGAGAGATTCTGGATGCCGACGGACAAATCGCACGCCGGGAATTGGGCAAGCGAGCCTTTGCGTCTGACAAAAATCGCGAAAAACTCAACGCCATCGTATGGCAACCGCTTCGGCAGTTATTGCTGGACAAAATTTATGCGGCTCTGGATCGAGAACCCACACGCCCCGTAGTTGTGGATGCGGCCCTGCTGGTCGAGCGCGGCGATCCCAAAAAAATCGTCGATGTACTCGTCGTCGTAACAGCCCCCGAAGCATTGCGGATTCAGCGAACAATGACGCGATTGGGCATCTCCAGAGCCGAAGTTATGGCGCGACTATCCGCACAGTTGCCCGAGGAAGACAAAGTCTCAGTCGCGGATTTTGTCGTAGTCAATGATAAAACACCCGCCGTGTGTCGCCAGCGCGCGCGGGCTATTTGGAACAAATTGCAATGTGAGGAACGATGA